A window from Drosophila yakuba strain Tai18E2 chromosome 3L, Prin_Dyak_Tai18E2_2.1, whole genome shotgun sequence encodes these proteins:
- the LOC6532462 gene encoding HBS1-like protein codes for MSRHRIVRTMDYNDEYDGYDDIYGHSVEDEHCISPTDAQQWLYDRARGQQSISAFISKNKDIQEEDADEEEDEDAAFEKARRDSESFQMPQLDEIEQAKLSSCVDEVRSVVGDAVSERRIVETSMKFDYDMQKILDEILNEETKKSAKPAVNRMKAPPAPVLPKTVSKTVATPPPKISLKEPRRGFEIPSPKVPSSPVVSGRNTPVDISGDDISRSSATLFKVSKEQAVRNARQLYEKERADQKSHIHMIVIGHVDAGKSTLMGHLLYDTGNVSQRVMHKHEQESKKLGKQSFMYAWVLDETGEERARGITMDVGQSRIETKTKIVTLLDAPGHKDFIPNMISGATQADVALLVVDATRGEFESGFELGGQTREHAILVRSLGVNQLGVVINKLDTVGWSQERFTEIVMKLKSFLKLAGFKDSDVSFTPCSGLTGENLTKKAQESALTSWYSGPHLLDVIENFKIPERAIDRPLRMSVSDIYKGTGSGFCISGRVETGVLCLNDKVLVGASREQAQVKSLTMNEFPQTCVFAGDQVSVTLPALDINNVTVGCIISDPQTPIPVTTRFQARIIVFNVKVPITMGFPVLLHHQSLIEPAVVCKLTASIHKSTGEVVKKKPRCLGNNSCALVELETSRPICIERYADFKELGRVMLRVAGVTIAAGMVTKIR; via the coding sequence ATGTCGCGGCACAGGATAGTGCGCACCATGGACTACAACGATGAGTACGACGGGTACGACGACATCTACGGCCACTCCGTGGAGGACGAGCACTGCATCTCGCCCACGGATGCCCAGCAGTGGCTCTACGACCGTGCTCGTGGCCAGCAGAGCATCTCGGCGTTCATCAGCAAGAACAAGGACATCCAGGAGGAGGATGCCGACGAGGAGGAAGACGAGGACGCCGCCTTTGAGAAGGCGCGTCGCGACTCCGAGAGTTTCCAGATGCCGCAGCTGGACGAGATCGAGCAGGCCAAGCTGAGCTCCTGCGTGGACGAGGTGCGCAGCGTGGTGGGCGATGCCGTCTCGGAGCGCCGCATCGTGGAAACCTCCATGAAATTCGACTACGACATGCAGAAGATCCTGGACGAGATACTCAACGAAGAGACCAAGAAGTCTGCCAAGCCGGCTGTGAATAGGATGAAAGCGCCACCTGCTCCGGTGCTGCCTAAGACCGTCAGCAAAACGGTGGCTACGCCGCCACCAAAGATCAGCCTTAAGGAGCCGCGCCGAGGCTTCGAAATACCCTCGCCCAAGGTGCCCTCGTCGCCTGTGGTCTCGGGCAGAAACACACCCGTTGACATCAGCGGCGACGACATCTCCCGTAGCTCAGCGACCCTTTTCAAGGTCTCCAAGGAGCAGGCCGTGCGCAATGCCCGCCAGCTCTACGAGAAGGAGCGTGCGGACCAGAAGAGCCACATCCACATGATCGTCATTGGACACGTGGACGCCGGGAAGAGCACGCTGATGGGTCATCTGTTGTATGACACCGGAAACGTTTCGCAGCGCGTGATGCACAAGCACGAACAGGAGTCCAAGAAGCTGGGCAAGCAGAGCTTCATGTACGCCTGGGTGCTGGACGAAACGGGCGAGGAGCGGGCCCGCGGCATCACCATGGACGTGGGCCAGTCGCGTATCGAAACGAAGACCAAGATCGTCACACTGCTGGATGCTCCAGGGCACAAGGACTTCATTCCGAACATGATATCCGGTGCCACACAGGCGGATGTAGCCCTTCTGGTGGTGGATGCTACAAGGGGAGAGTTTGAATCCGGCTTCGAGCTCGGCGGTCAGACAAGAGAGCACGCCATCCTAGTGCGATCCCTGGGGGTTAACCAACTAGGCGTGGTTATCAACAAGCTGGACACCGTTGGCTGGTCACAGGAGCGATTCACAGAGATTGTGATGAAGCTAAAGTCCTTCCTCAAGCTGGCGGGCTTCAAGGACTCCGATGTGAGTTTTACGCCGTGCTCCGGACTGACCGGCGAGAATCTCACCAAGAAAGCGCAGGAATCCGCCCTGACCAGCTGGTACAGTGGACCACACCTGCTGGATGTCATTGAGAACTTCAAGATCCCCGAAAGAGCCATCGACAGACCACTGCGGATGTCCGTGTCGGACATTTACAAGGGCACTGGCTCCGGATTTTGCATTTCGGGGCGAGTGGAAACCGGAGTGCTGTGCCTGAACGACAAGGTGCTGGTGGGTGCTAGCCGGGAGCAGGCTCAAGTAAAATCCCTCACCATGAACGAGTTCCCGCAGACTTGCGTTTTCGCCGGCGATCAGGTCTCTGTAACCCTGCCCGCCTTGGACATCAACAACGTCACCGTGGGCTGCATCATCAGCGATCCGCAGACACCCATTCCGGTAACAACGCGATTCCAGGCCCGCATCATCGTGTTCAACGTCAAGGTGCCCATAACCATGGGCTTCCCCGTGCTGCTGCACCACCAATCCCTAATAGAGCCCGCCGTGGTCTGCAAACTGACCGCATCGATACACAAGAGCACCGGCGAGGTGGTCAAGAAGAAGCCGCGCTGCCTGGGTAACAACTCCTGTGCCCTGGTGGAACTGGAAACCAGCAGACCCATCTGCATCGAGCGGTATGCTGACTTCAAAGAGCTGGGACGCGTGATGCTGCGGGTGGCGGGAGTCACTATTGCTGCCGGGATGGTCACCAAGATCCGCTAG
- the LOC6532463 gene encoding transmembrane protein 134 isoform X1, whose protein sequence is MYNNGARGFSIHDAFEEETDEAIRVYGSTVISTPMRGKQGRSTEDVSIRIQDPKGYNKYAEDTTSRDSDSLIQEYGNLPTEETNTYCWRHPKVRENWRTVLAAFTLLVVGTGLFVMGTFAIADPQNTSQGVVFFVAGLICFIPGAYHVVYIWLAAKGYRGFDFYHLPLFT, encoded by the exons ATGTACAACAACGGGGCCAGGGGCTTCTCCATTCACGACGCCTTCGAGGAGGAGACCGACGAGGCGATACGCGTCTATGGCTCCACCGTGATATCCACGCCCATGAGAGGCAAGCAAGGTCGCTCCACCGAAGACGTCTCCATCCGGATTCAGGATCCCAA GGGCTACAACAAGTATGCCGAGGACACAACCTCCCGGGACAGCGACTCGCTCATCCAGGAGTACGGCAACCTGCCCACGGAGGAGACCAACACATACTGCTGGCGGCATCCCAAGGTGCGCGAGAACTGGCGCACAGTGCTGGCCGCCTTTACGCTCCTGGTCGTGGGCACGGGCCTCTTTGTGATGGGCACCTTCGCCATCGCGGATCCGCAGAACACGTCGCAGGGAGTCGTGTTCTTCGTGGCCGGACTCATCTGCTTCATACCCGGGGCCTATCACGTCGTGTACATCTGGCTGGCAGCCAAAGGATATCGAGGGTTTGACTTCTATCACCTGCCGCTGTTCACATAA
- the LOC6532460 gene encoding CUE domain-containing protein 1 isoform X2: protein MSTLQLEFSQAMTDFKKMFPDIDREVIEAILRANLGAVDQTIDALLAMSIDNQQSLINLNDSDRDLQLVDTTDGGGAGAVGAPGAPNALLPTAGASPNHQNTGASPKQRPLGAANSKGSSLNNTPTKRSRRWNPPILGTLPAGFLRITPAPGQQDFELPDEQFALMLQNEEFMNQLRWNQDFMNALEKEQNGKTKGEDDAPFQERLKNMGKMSRKKFLQMARVFTWQRNKKVTTAKQIDSLPLREEPSDDEDHHHQHRDQQQASQSSQQQGQLQLRK from the exons ATGTCAACGCTGCAGCTGGAATTTTCGCAGGCAATGACCGACTTCAAGAAGATGTTCCCGGACATCGACCGCGAGGTGATCGAGGCCATCCTGCGGGCGAACCTTGGGGCCGTGGACCAGACCATCGACGCTCTGCTGGCCATGTCGATTGACAACCAG CAGAGCCTCATCAACCTGAACGACTCGGACCGGGACCTCCAGCTGGTGGACACCACGGACGGCGGAGGAGCGGGAGCAGTTGGAGCACCTGGAGCACCCAATGCCTTGCTACCGACGGCCGGTGCCTCGCCGAACCACCAGAACACGGGCGCATCGCCCAAGCAGCGCCCGCTGGGAGCGGCCAACAGCAAGGGAAGCAGCCTGAACAACACGCCCACCAAGCGCAGCCGTCGCTGGAATCCACCTATCCTGGGTACCCTGCCTGCGGGCTTCCTGCGCATCACTCCCGCTCCCGGGCAGCAGGACTTCGAGCTGCCGGACGAACAGTTCGCCCTGATGTTGCAGAACGAGGAGTTCATGAATCAGCTGCGCTGGAATCAGGACTTCATGAACGCTCTCGAAAAGGAGCAGAACGGCAAGACCAAGGGCGAGGACGATGCTCCCTTTCAGGAGCGGCTCAAGAACATGGGCAAGATGTCGCGCAAGAAGTTCCTGCAGATGGCCCGGGTCTTCACCTGGCAGCGCAACAAGAAGGTGACCACGGCCAAGCAGATAGACTCCTTGCCGCTGCGCGAGGAGCCCAGCGACGACGAGgatcaccaccaccagcatCGTGATCAGCAGCAAGCGAGCCAGTCCAGCCAGCAGCAGGGTCAACTGCAGCTGCGCAAGTGA
- the LOC6532464 gene encoding coiled-coil domain-containing protein 181 has product MCPQLAEMGEREPESDEDCEVYFLKPVNEYNIVDRIKEANKELFALDDEASNGNGKVTKVKFALNLEDYEPTEQQKDLSPSPPDELLQQLTQLKLKPIAEEEPAAPEVPKTVEAPPPMEEPEVDEVEEEICEEIVDLSEVPQQPVAQEATTIEDEDDFSGVDEADLDDDPPAKDSSVPGSLQLRQSTFDQDDSDQKSLTNLLTESDCEEEERTLNEARQKLRDAYKNLYKTLDPKQQATIDRLTGAEAEVPLPVAPVVAPVEVEEEDDLSIIVASYIPDDFELNEQSIYYKKEEPDEVKESCTTCPKATSKTFFTSRSFSFRRRAKPTPTPSSASASTTSPSVRMNYKICCEHRHSIQGKLPRYTGYMSEYGLTAQQLQCRDQQLRRKQRFSMEQTINRNEQELKKMQDNERAFTTWLKNKMRYPINKTRNMFDAHKRRGSVAAAGSPRQHPQAHPHLHQEQEQRGGRRRRRRDSGEVEVHAYRHLLGSWNK; this is encoded by the exons ATGTGCCCGCAGCTGGCAGAGATGGGCGAACGCGAGCCGGAGTCGGACGAGGACTGCGAGGTCTATT TCCTGAAGCCGGTCAACGAGTACAACATTGTGGACAGGATCAAGGAGGCCAACAAGGAGCTCTTTGCGCTGGACGACGAGGCTTCCAATGGCAACGGCAAGGTGACCAAGGTGAAGTTCGCCCTGAATCTGGAAGATTACGAGCCCACGGAGCAGCAGAAGGATCTCAGTCCCAGTCCGCCAgatgagctgctgcagcagttgacgcagctgaagctgaagcccATTGCCGAGGAAGAACCAGCGGCTCCAGAAGTTCCCAAGACGGTAGAGGCACCACCGCCGATGGAAGAACCAGAAGTCGATGAAGTGGAGGAGGAGATATGCGAGGAAATCGTGGACTTGAGTGAGGTTCCGCAACAGCCAGTGGCCCAGGAAGCCACGACCATAGAAGATGAAGACGACTTCTCCGGCGTGGACGAGGCAGACCTGGATGACGATCCTCCGGCCAAGGACTCTTCTGTTCCTGGATCACTCCAACTGAGACAGAGCACTTTCGACCAGGATGACTCCGATCAGAAGAGTCTTACCAATCTGCTAACCGAATCCGATTGCGAGGAGGAGGAACGCACCCTGAATGAGGCTCGCCAGAAGTTAAGGGATGCCTACAAGAATCTTTACAAGACTTTGGATCCGAAGCAGCAGGCAACCATTGACAGGTTGACGGGAGCCGAAGCTGAAGTGCCTTTGCCGGTGGCGCCGGTGGTGGCTCCAGTTGAAGTCGAAGAGGAGGATGACCTGTCCATCATTGTGGCCAGCTATATTCCAGATGACTTTGAGCTCAACGAGCAGAGCATTTACTACAAGAAGGAGGAGCCCGATGAAGTCAAGGAATCCTGCACCACATGTCCTAAGGCCACTTCCAAGACCTTCTTCACTTCGCGCAGTTTCAGCTTTCGCCGGCGGGCCAaacccacgcccactccatcCTCTGCCTCCGCTTCCACGACATCACCTTCCGTGCGAATGAACTACAAGATCTGCTGCGAGCACCGTCATTCAATACAGGGCAAGCTTCCAAGGTACACGGGCTACATGTCCGAGTACGGACTGACTgcccagcagctgcagtgCCGCGACCAGCAACTGCGGCGGAAGCAGCGCTTCTCCATGGAGCAGACCATCAATCGCAACGAGCAGGAGCTGAAGAAGATGCAGGACAACGAGCGCGCCTTCACCACCTGGCTGAAGAACAAGATGCGCTATCCGATCAACAAGACCCGCAACATGTTCGATGCCCACAAGAGGCGGGGCAGTGTCGCCGCCGCCGGAAGTCCGCGCCAGCATCCGCAAGCTCATCCGCATCTgcaccaggagcaggagcagcgtGGAGGACGGCGAAGGCGGCGGCGCGACAGCGGAGAGGTGGAGGTGCACGCCTATCGACACCTACTCGGCAGCTGGAACAAGTAG
- the LOC6532460 gene encoding CUE domain-containing protein 1 isoform X3 gives MSTLQLEFSQAMTDFKKMFPDIDREVIEAILRANLGAVDQTIDALLAMSIDNQSLINLNDSDRDLQLVDTTDGGGAGAVGAPGAPNALLPTAGASPNHQNTGASPKQRPLGAANSKGSSLNNTPTKRSRRWNPPILGTLPAGFLRITPAPGQQDFELPDEQFALMLQNEEFMNQLRWNQDFMNALEKEQNGKTKGEDDAPFQERLKNMGKMSRKKFLQMARVFTWQRNKKVTTAKQIDSLPLREEPSDDEDHHHQHRDQQQASQSSQQQGQLQLRK, from the exons ATGTCAACGCTGCAGCTGGAATTTTCGCAGGCAATGACCGACTTCAAGAAGATGTTCCCGGACATCGACCGCGAGGTGATCGAGGCCATCCTGCGGGCGAACCTTGGGGCCGTGGACCAGACCATCGACGCTCTGCTGGCCATGTCGATTGACAACCAG AGCCTCATCAACCTGAACGACTCGGACCGGGACCTCCAGCTGGTGGACACCACGGACGGCGGAGGAGCGGGAGCAGTTGGAGCACCTGGAGCACCCAATGCCTTGCTACCGACGGCCGGTGCCTCGCCGAACCACCAGAACACGGGCGCATCGCCCAAGCAGCGCCCGCTGGGAGCGGCCAACAGCAAGGGAAGCAGCCTGAACAACACGCCCACCAAGCGCAGCCGTCGCTGGAATCCACCTATCCTGGGTACCCTGCCTGCGGGCTTCCTGCGCATCACTCCCGCTCCCGGGCAGCAGGACTTCGAGCTGCCGGACGAACAGTTCGCCCTGATGTTGCAGAACGAGGAGTTCATGAATCAGCTGCGCTGGAATCAGGACTTCATGAACGCTCTCGAAAAGGAGCAGAACGGCAAGACCAAGGGCGAGGACGATGCTCCCTTTCAGGAGCGGCTCAAGAACATGGGCAAGATGTCGCGCAAGAAGTTCCTGCAGATGGCCCGGGTCTTCACCTGGCAGCGCAACAAGAAGGTGACCACGGCCAAGCAGATAGACTCCTTGCCGCTGCGCGAGGAGCCCAGCGACGACGAGgatcaccaccaccagcatCGTGATCAGCAGCAAGCGAGCCAGTCCAGCCAGCAGCAGGGTCAACTGCAGCTGCGCAAGTGA
- the LOC6532461 gene encoding ras-related protein Rap1: MREYKIVVLGSGGVGKSALTVQFVQCIFVEKYDPTIEDSYRKQVEVDGQQCMLEILDTAGTEQFTAMRDLYMKNGQGFVLVYSITAQSTFNDLQDLREQILRVKDTDDVPMVLVGNKCDLEEERVVGKELGKNLATQFNCAFMETSAKAKVNVNDIFYDLVRQINKKSPEKKQKKPKKSLCVLL; the protein is encoded by the coding sequence ATGCGTGAGTACAAAATCGTGGTCCTCGGAAGCGGCGGCGTGGGCAAATCCGCGCTGACGGTCCAGTTTGTCCAGTGCATCTTCGTGGAGAAGTACGATCCCACCATCGAGGACAGCTACAGGAAGCAGGTGGAGGTGGACGGACAGCAGTGCATGCTGGAGATCCTGGACACGGCGGGCACGGAGCAGTTCACGGCCATGCGGGATCTGTATATGAAGAACGGACAGGGATTCGTGCTTGTCTACTCGATCACGGCGCAATCGACGTTCAACGATCTGCAGGACCTGCGGGAGCAGATACTCCGGGTGAAGGACACAGACGATGTGCCAATGGTGCTTGTGGGCAACAAGTGCGACCTCGAGGAGGAGCGCGTCGTCGGCAAGGAGCTGGGCAAGAACCTGGCCACCCAGTTCAACTGCGCCTTCATGGAGACCtcagccaaagccaaagtgaATGTGAACGATATTTTCTACGACCTGGTCCGGCAGATCAACAAGAAGTCGCCCGAGAAGAAACAGAAGAAGCCGAAAAAGTCCCTATGTGTTCTGCTATAA
- the LOC6532460 gene encoding CUE domain-containing protein 1 isoform X1, translating to MSTLQLEFSQAMTDFKKMFPDIDREVIEAILRANLGAVDQTIDALLAMSIDNQNEKLRNELDANVSPQQSLINLNDSDRDLQLVDTTDGGGAGAVGAPGAPNALLPTAGASPNHQNTGASPKQRPLGAANSKGSSLNNTPTKRSRRWNPPILGTLPAGFLRITPAPGQQDFELPDEQFALMLQNEEFMNQLRWNQDFMNALEKEQNGKTKGEDDAPFQERLKNMGKMSRKKFLQMARVFTWQRNKKVTTAKQIDSLPLREEPSDDEDHHHQHRDQQQASQSSQQQGQLQLRK from the exons ATGTCAACGCTGCAGCTGGAATTTTCGCAGGCAATGACCGACTTCAAGAAGATGTTCCCGGACATCGACCGCGAGGTGATCGAGGCCATCCTGCGGGCGAACCTTGGGGCCGTGGACCAGACCATCGACGCTCTGCTGGCCATGTCGATTGACAACCAG AACGAGAAACTGCGCAATGAACTGGATGCTAATGTCTCGCCCCAGCAGAGCCTCATCAACCTGAACGACTCGGACCGGGACCTCCAGCTGGTGGACACCACGGACGGCGGAGGAGCGGGAGCAGTTGGAGCACCTGGAGCACCCAATGCCTTGCTACCGACGGCCGGTGCCTCGCCGAACCACCAGAACACGGGCGCATCGCCCAAGCAGCGCCCGCTGGGAGCGGCCAACAGCAAGGGAAGCAGCCTGAACAACACGCCCACCAAGCGCAGCCGTCGCTGGAATCCACCTATCCTGGGTACCCTGCCTGCGGGCTTCCTGCGCATCACTCCCGCTCCCGGGCAGCAGGACTTCGAGCTGCCGGACGAACAGTTCGCCCTGATGTTGCAGAACGAGGAGTTCATGAATCAGCTGCGCTGGAATCAGGACTTCATGAACGCTCTCGAAAAGGAGCAGAACGGCAAGACCAAGGGCGAGGACGATGCTCCCTTTCAGGAGCGGCTCAAGAACATGGGCAAGATGTCGCGCAAGAAGTTCCTGCAGATGGCCCGGGTCTTCACCTGGCAGCGCAACAAGAAGGTGACCACGGCCAAGCAGATAGACTCCTTGCCGCTGCGCGAGGAGCCCAGCGACGACGAGgatcaccaccaccagcatCGTGATCAGCAGCAAGCGAGCCAGTCCAGCCAGCAGCAGGGTCAACTGCAGCTGCGCAAGTGA
- the LOC6532463 gene encoding transmembrane protein 134 isoform X2 — MHLLLKPFSQVQRVLKGYNKYAEDTTSRDSDSLIQEYGNLPTEETNTYCWRHPKVRENWRTVLAAFTLLVVGTGLFVMGTFAIADPQNTSQGVVFFVAGLICFIPGAYHVVYIWLAAKGYRGFDFYHLPLFT, encoded by the exons ATGCACCTTTTGCTGAAACCCTTTTCCCAAGTGCAGCGAGTCTTGAA GGGCTACAACAAGTATGCCGAGGACACAACCTCCCGGGACAGCGACTCGCTCATCCAGGAGTACGGCAACCTGCCCACGGAGGAGACCAACACATACTGCTGGCGGCATCCCAAGGTGCGCGAGAACTGGCGCACAGTGCTGGCCGCCTTTACGCTCCTGGTCGTGGGCACGGGCCTCTTTGTGATGGGCACCTTCGCCATCGCGGATCCGCAGAACACGTCGCAGGGAGTCGTGTTCTTCGTGGCCGGACTCATCTGCTTCATACCCGGGGCCTATCACGTCGTGTACATCTGGCTGGCAGCCAAAGGATATCGAGGGTTTGACTTCTATCACCTGCCGCTGTTCACATAA